In the genome of Streptomyces sp. NBC_00237, one region contains:
- a CDS encoding MupA/Atu3671 family FMN-dependent luciferase-like monooxygenase: protein MTGIDSGSVSAAVDQDLAAMAELSQRIARQMGTPATEEEEQPAARAAQHGPRLEVARASGMVRGGASDAQRNHLDDLVRRYTAKTPTSKQIAQRYRRVLADSRAAVGFRSSTKEMLYPIAGRRAQGSQLWDIDGNRYVDITMGFGVLLFGHEPAFVTEAVREHLSRGVQLGPRNVETGEAAELLAELTGLERVAFANSGTEANSAAIRLARAATGRSRIITFEGAYHGHADNVLGRSPGTGGEGLTTVPLSAGIPHNAVADLLVLPYGSAESLAVIEQQAGDIAAVVVEPVQSRHPSLRPADFVRRLRELTRRHGIVLLFDEMLTGFRPALRGAQELYGVTPDLATYGKVLGGGFPIGAIAGRSDIMDGIDGGHWSYGDDSYPSADTTFFGGTYIQHPVSMVAARAVLAHLKEHSPRLQERLNARTDELAATLNAFFEAEGFALSMSHFGSQFRFEQRADMELLYHHLMLRGVHVWEWRNFFLSTEHTDGDVEFIVEAVKGSLGELRDKGFFRGKPRVAPAPSPKPRAVAMAMAWNRAATARPEQEPESAPESAPKSEPEPEQQPTSEAAPQQAARPLDFGVYFFGDYPQDETAPRHGKYDQILETARFADRHGFHSLWIPERHFHSFGGLFPNPAVLASALARETDRVRINAGSVVLPLHDPIRVAEEWSMVDNLSGGRIGIGCASGWHADDFAFFPDRFGSHKELMYEQVEQIRTLWRGEAVRRTTGDGEKDLRLFPRPVQDTPPMYTAVVGNPASYELAARHGLGIVTNLMTQSVEQLQENIALYRRTRALHGLDPDAGRVAVLLHTFLAEDHVEARATARDPLSRYMRASLSLFGNVANSLGHRVDLSAMTDDDLDVVFGRAYDRYCDQRALIGSPESVRPVVDAVRAAGADEVVALVDFGVEPDAMRSGLVHLDALRRDCAMTPVATTAPAPLSPGQQRIWFLERMLPGRTAYNETKAIELEGPLDVPALRAALRALAGRHEQLRTVFGEVAGEPRQFVRDAADVDFAVVDGTGAGDAVAETLAAESARLFDLEKGPLFVTRLVRLGDRRHVLVLSLHHIVMDAASAAVLARDVSALYRGALPGAPAAALPGLTRTYADHARRQLASLGDAKTAEDLAYWKKKLAGDLPVLELPTDRPRPAVMTSNGRALFRTLDPELSEQVRALSRKRRSTLFMALLAGYAAALRRVTGQDDLVVGTPMSDRTPGYEDVVGFFVNTLALRIDLSGDPDFGTLLDRVRGVALDAYDHADVPFGAVVRELAPARALDRIPVFQTLAEFETGDPFRFDLPGVRATPLDAGPDKALTDISVYFTDQADGIRCHLEYNTDLFDEATVDALFGTFRDVLAEAVGGGSPLVRKEGAPAPAPIPEEWRRGKVRQPTRSTVDSLVSRWASVAPDRTAVSCGELVLSYGELNERADRLAAFLRAEGEAGAPVALWLPRGADLVVAMLAALKSGHGYVPLDPGQGWARAEAILKECGARILVSGSGRTEPPSTPPGGILVVAVDARTTPGPVHGPAPAPDPVDDPAPVPDPESLCFVIHTSGSTGTPKGVAVPHRAVVDLCQWHHERFGFTSDDRSAAVCSQGFDAAALEIWPALTAGATVVVADEAVRKDPAALARWYADLRISFSILPTALGEAVLALPDAQQPPLRHLLVGGDVLRTRPRPGVPYETVNVYGPTEVTVLCTVETVEPQAPGGAAVPIPIGRPVDNVTLRVLDGHGREVPVGEVGELYVGGPGVATGYLGRPDLTAERFVPDPLGTEGRMYRTGDLVCWNESGALEFRGRSDDQVKIRGYRVEPEEVSRALNGLPGVAEAVVVSRRNRRGEAQLAAFVVPAGPTGGPQEFADRLTEELAGRLPDHLVPHAWAVLPALPLSANGKLDRTALPDTSVVTATAAPASVVTATAAPTSVMTASAAPASVVTATAAPTSVMTASAAPASVQATTSVARPTAARADEARLRQLWAEEFEVDVAAIGPDASFFDLGGHSITAIRLSNRVREAFGVEYPIARFYAQPTLKAMATYLSGGGGPGGAADGTGSETVGRAPVTAQQSTFIGRHQSHPHPQVYNVAMRLTFTGALDVPALRTALTGLVSRHEALRTRFVRDGDEGEWWQEALRARPVELPEEDLTAEPDPETEAARVAAETAAAPFDIRAELAPVFRLLRTSGDRWELLFVLHHAACDGWSVSVLLRELAALYRAAATGVPHGLPERVPQPSEYARWQREQSRTQDKGRLIDYWARALKGAPFGSSLPLDRPRPKEPTGKGDVVLFTVGRGTRADLEELARRRRTTPFVVTATALATLLSGLTGEPDVVLGISHANRERREFEALAACTVSSFTLRVRGGEADSFGALVNQVARSTVEAMDHAAPIRAMAAELGAAWGTEVPDKLPFGFQYQSSLETDIELPGVTTAIEDLVVPGARAEFNFGLVPAGDVLSGYVEYSTDLWDRATVEAWTTAYVDLLGRETSAALGEDD from the coding sequence ATGACCGGGATCGATTCCGGCAGCGTCTCGGCGGCGGTGGACCAGGACCTCGCCGCGATGGCCGAGCTTTCGCAGCGCATCGCCCGCCAGATGGGGACACCTGCGACCGAGGAGGAGGAGCAGCCCGCCGCCAGGGCAGCCCAGCACGGGCCGCGCCTGGAGGTCGCCAGGGCCTCCGGCATGGTCCGCGGCGGCGCGTCCGACGCCCAGCGGAACCACCTCGACGACCTGGTGCGCCGCTACACCGCCAAGACGCCCACCTCGAAGCAGATCGCCCAGCGCTACCGGCGGGTGCTCGCCGACAGCCGCGCGGCCGTCGGGTTCCGCAGCAGCACGAAGGAGATGCTGTACCCCATCGCGGGCCGACGGGCGCAGGGCTCGCAGCTCTGGGACATCGACGGCAACCGCTACGTCGACATCACCATGGGCTTCGGCGTGCTGCTCTTCGGCCACGAGCCCGCCTTCGTCACCGAGGCGGTCCGCGAACACCTCTCCCGCGGCGTCCAGCTCGGCCCGCGCAACGTGGAGACCGGCGAAGCCGCCGAGCTGCTCGCCGAGCTGACCGGCCTGGAGCGGGTTGCCTTCGCCAACTCGGGTACGGAGGCGAACTCCGCCGCCATCCGGCTCGCCCGCGCCGCCACCGGACGCTCCCGCATCATCACCTTCGAGGGCGCCTACCACGGCCATGCCGACAACGTCCTCGGCCGCTCCCCCGGCACCGGGGGCGAGGGGCTCACGACCGTTCCCCTGTCGGCTGGGATCCCGCACAACGCCGTCGCCGACCTCCTCGTCCTCCCGTACGGCAGCGCTGAGAGTCTCGCTGTCATCGAGCAGCAGGCGGGTGACATCGCGGCGGTCGTCGTCGAGCCGGTGCAGAGCCGTCACCCGTCGCTGCGCCCTGCCGACTTCGTACGGCGGCTGCGCGAACTGACCCGACGGCACGGCATCGTGCTGCTCTTCGACGAGATGCTGACCGGCTTCCGCCCCGCGCTGCGCGGCGCCCAGGAGCTCTACGGCGTCACGCCCGACCTGGCCACCTACGGCAAGGTGCTCGGCGGTGGATTCCCCATCGGAGCGATCGCCGGGCGCTCCGACATCATGGACGGCATCGACGGCGGGCACTGGAGTTACGGGGACGACAGCTACCCGTCGGCCGACACCACGTTCTTCGGCGGCACCTACATCCAGCACCCGGTGTCGATGGTCGCCGCCCGCGCCGTACTGGCACACCTCAAGGAGCACAGCCCTCGGTTGCAGGAGCGGCTGAACGCGCGCACCGACGAGCTGGCCGCGACGCTCAACGCGTTCTTCGAGGCGGAGGGGTTCGCCCTGAGCATGAGCCACTTCGGCTCGCAGTTCCGCTTCGAGCAGCGCGCCGACATGGAGCTGCTCTATCACCACCTCATGCTGCGCGGTGTCCATGTGTGGGAGTGGCGGAACTTCTTCCTGTCCACCGAACACACCGACGGTGACGTCGAGTTCATCGTGGAGGCGGTGAAGGGATCGCTGGGCGAGCTGCGCGACAAGGGCTTCTTCCGAGGGAAGCCGAGAGTCGCCCCCGCGCCCTCACCGAAGCCCCGGGCCGTGGCCATGGCGATGGCCTGGAACAGGGCGGCCACGGCTCGCCCGGAGCAAGAGCCTGAGTCGGCACCGGAGTCGGCACCGAAATCGGAGCCGGAGCCGGAGCAGCAGCCCACCTCTGAGGCGGCGCCCCAACAGGCCGCCCGCCCGCTGGACTTCGGCGTGTACTTCTTCGGCGACTACCCGCAGGACGAGACGGCCCCCCGGCACGGAAAGTACGACCAGATCCTGGAGACCGCCCGCTTCGCCGACCGCCACGGTTTCCACTCCCTGTGGATTCCCGAACGGCACTTCCACTCCTTCGGCGGCCTGTTCCCCAACCCCGCCGTGCTCGCCTCGGCCCTCGCCCGCGAGACCGACCGCGTCCGCATCAACGCCGGCTCCGTGGTGCTGCCGCTCCACGACCCGATCCGCGTCGCCGAAGAGTGGTCGATGGTCGACAACCTCTCCGGCGGGCGGATCGGCATCGGCTGCGCCAGCGGCTGGCACGCCGACGACTTCGCCTTCTTCCCCGACCGCTTCGGTTCCCACAAGGAGCTGATGTACGAACAGGTCGAGCAGATACGGACGTTGTGGCGCGGTGAGGCGGTGCGCCGCACCACCGGGGACGGCGAGAAGGACCTGCGGCTGTTCCCCCGCCCCGTCCAGGACACCCCGCCCATGTACACGGCCGTCGTCGGCAACCCCGCGTCCTACGAGCTGGCCGCCCGCCACGGCCTGGGCATCGTCACCAATCTGATGACGCAGAGCGTCGAGCAGCTCCAGGAGAACATCGCGCTCTACCGCCGTACCCGCGCCCTGCACGGCCTGGACCCGGATGCGGGGCGGGTGGCCGTCCTGCTGCACACCTTCCTCGCCGAGGACCACGTGGAGGCGCGCGCCACGGCGCGCGATCCGCTGTCCCGGTACATGCGCGCCTCCCTGTCGCTGTTCGGGAACGTCGCCAACAGCCTGGGCCACCGGGTCGACCTGTCGGCGATGACCGACGACGATCTGGACGTGGTGTTCGGGCGCGCCTACGACCGTTACTGCGACCAGCGGGCTCTCATCGGCAGCCCCGAAAGCGTGCGGCCCGTCGTGGACGCCGTGCGTGCCGCGGGCGCCGACGAGGTCGTCGCGCTCGTCGACTTCGGCGTCGAGCCCGACGCGATGCGCTCCGGCCTCGTCCATCTCGACGCGCTGCGCCGCGACTGCGCGATGACCCCCGTGGCGACGACTGCCCCCGCTCCCCTGTCCCCCGGCCAGCAGCGGATCTGGTTCCTGGAGCGGATGCTCCCCGGCCGTACCGCCTACAACGAGACCAAGGCGATCGAGCTGGAAGGCCCGCTGGACGTTCCCGCGCTGCGGGCCGCGCTGCGCGCCCTGGCCGGACGGCACGAGCAGCTGCGTACGGTGTTCGGTGAAGTGGCGGGCGAACCACGGCAGTTCGTACGGGATGCGGCGGACGTGGACTTCGCGGTCGTCGACGGCACGGGGGCCGGGGACGCGGTGGCCGAGACCCTCGCGGCCGAGAGCGCGCGCCTTTTCGACCTGGAGAAGGGCCCGCTGTTCGTCACGCGCCTCGTCCGGCTCGGCGACCGGCGGCACGTGCTGGTGCTGTCCCTGCACCACATCGTGATGGACGCGGCATCGGCAGCCGTGCTCGCCCGCGACGTGTCCGCCCTGTACCGGGGGGCGTTGCCCGGCGCTCCCGCAGCCGCGCTGCCCGGCCTCACCCGGACGTACGCCGACCATGCACGTCGGCAGCTCGCTTCCCTCGGCGACGCGAAGACGGCGGAGGACCTCGCCTACTGGAAGAAGAAGCTCGCCGGGGACCTGCCCGTCCTGGAGCTGCCCACCGACCGGCCCAGGCCCGCCGTGATGACCTCCAACGGCCGCGCCCTGTTCCGTACGCTCGACCCCGAACTGTCGGAGCAGGTAAGGGCATTGAGCCGCAAGCGGCGCAGCACCCTCTTCATGGCCCTGCTCGCCGGATACGCGGCCGCGCTGCGCCGTGTCACCGGTCAGGACGACCTCGTCGTCGGCACCCCGATGTCCGACCGCACGCCCGGGTACGAGGACGTCGTCGGCTTCTTCGTGAACACTCTGGCACTGCGCATCGACCTCTCCGGCGACCCGGACTTCGGCACGCTCCTGGACCGGGTGCGTGGCGTCGCCCTGGACGCGTACGACCACGCCGACGTGCCGTTCGGGGCGGTCGTGCGGGAGCTGGCGCCTGCGCGGGCGCTCGACAGGATTCCGGTCTTCCAGACGCTGGCCGAGTTCGAGACCGGTGATCCCTTCCGGTTCGACCTGCCCGGGGTCCGGGCCACGCCGCTCGACGCGGGTCCCGACAAGGCGCTCACCGACATCAGCGTGTACTTCACCGACCAGGCGGACGGCATTCGCTGCCACCTGGAGTACAACACCGACCTCTTCGACGAAGCGACGGTCGACGCACTCTTCGGGACGTTCCGGGATGTTCTCGCCGAGGCGGTGGGGGGCGGCTCCCCCCTCGTGCGGAAGGAGGGCGCCCCGGCACCGGCCCCGATACCGGAGGAGTGGCGGCGCGGGAAGGTCCGGCAACCGACCCGGAGCACCGTCGATTCCCTGGTCTCGCGGTGGGCCTCGGTCGCCCCGGATCGCACTGCGGTCAGCTGTGGCGAACTCGTCCTCAGCTATGGCGAGTTGAACGAACGTGCGGATCGCCTCGCGGCGTTCCTTCGGGCGGAGGGGGAGGCTGGCGCGCCGGTCGCCCTGTGGCTGCCGCGTGGCGCCGACCTGGTCGTCGCCATGCTCGCGGCCCTCAAGTCGGGCCACGGATATGTTCCGTTGGACCCGGGGCAGGGGTGGGCGCGGGCCGAGGCCATCCTCAAGGAGTGCGGCGCACGGATCCTGGTGAGCGGCAGCGGGCGGACGGAACCGCCGTCGACGCCGCCGGGCGGGATCCTCGTGGTCGCCGTCGACGCCCGGACGACACCAGGCCCGGTGCACGGCCCGGCCCCCGCACCCGACCCGGTGGACGATCCGGCCCCCGTACCCGACCCCGAATCCCTCTGCTTCGTCATCCACACCTCCGGCAGCACCGGCACCCCCAAGGGCGTCGCCGTCCCGCACCGGGCCGTCGTGGACCTGTGCCAGTGGCACCACGAGCGTTTCGGGTTCACCTCGGACGACCGCAGTGCGGCCGTGTGCAGCCAGGGCTTCGACGCCGCGGCCCTGGAGATCTGGCCCGCACTGACCGCGGGGGCGACGGTCGTCGTGGCCGACGAGGCGGTCCGCAAGGACCCGGCCGCGCTGGCCCGCTGGTACGCGGACCTGCGGATCAGCTTCTCCATCCTTCCGACGGCCCTGGGAGAGGCGGTCCTCGCGCTCCCGGACGCGCAACAGCCGCCGCTGCGCCACCTCTTGGTGGGCGGCGACGTACTGCGCACCCGCCCGCGTCCCGGCGTTCCCTACGAGACGGTGAACGTCTACGGCCCCACCGAGGTGACCGTGCTGTGCACGGTCGAGACGGTGGAACCGCAGGCGCCGGGTGGTGCGGCGGTCCCGATCCCGATCGGCCGACCCGTGGACAACGTTACGCTGCGGGTGCTCGACGGGCACGGCCGCGAGGTCCCCGTCGGAGAGGTGGGTGAGCTGTACGTCGGCGGCCCCGGCGTGGCCACCGGCTACCTCGGCCGCCCGGACCTGACGGCGGAGCGCTTCGTCCCCGACCCGCTGGGTACCGAGGGGCGGATGTACCGCACCGGCGACCTGGTGTGCTGGAACGAGTCGGGGGCACTGGAGTTCCGTGGGAGGTCCGACGACCAGGTGAAGATACGGGGCTACCGTGTCGAGCCCGAGGAGGTCTCCCGCGCGCTCAACGGCCTGCCGGGGGTCGCCGAAGCGGTCGTCGTGTCCCGCCGCAACCGGCGGGGCGAGGCGCAGCTCGCCGCTTTCGTCGTCCCTGCGGGGCCGACCGGAGGGCCGCAGGAGTTCGCCGACCGTCTCACGGAGGAACTGGCCGGAAGGCTGCCGGACCACCTGGTGCCGCATGCCTGGGCGGTGCTGCCCGCACTCCCGCTGTCCGCGAACGGCAAGCTGGACCGGACCGCCCTGCCCGACACCTCCGTCGTGACCGCGACGGCCGCGCCCGCCTCCGTCGTGACCGCGACGGCCGCGCCCACCTCCGTCATGACCGCGTCTGCCGCGCCCGCCTCCGTCGTGACCGCGACGGCCGCGCCCACCTCCGTCATGACCGCGTCTGCCGCGCCCGCCTCCGTCCAAGCGACGACATCGGTGGCCCGCCCGACGGCCGCCCGGGCCGACGAAGCACGCCTCAGACAGCTGTGGGCCGAGGAGTTCGAGGTGGACGTTGCGGCGATCGGCCCCGACGCCTCCTTCTTCGACCTCGGCGGCCACTCGATCACGGCGATCCGCCTGAGCAACAGGGTGCGGGAGGCGTTCGGTGTCGAGTACCCCATCGCGCGCTTCTACGCACAGCCCACGCTGAAGGCCATGGCGACGTACCTCTCCGGTGGCGGCGGTCCCGGCGGGGCGGCCGACGGCACCGGCAGCGAGACGGTCGGCCGCGCACCGGTCACCGCCCAGCAGAGCACCTTCATCGGCCGCCACCAGTCGCACCCCCACCCGCAGGTCTACAACGTGGCGATGCGCCTCACCTTCACGGGCGCGCTGGACGTACCGGCTCTGCGCACCGCGCTGACCGGACTCGTCTCGCGCCACGAGGCGTTGCGCACGCGCTTCGTGCGGGACGGCGACGAGGGCGAGTGGTGGCAGGAGGCCCTGCGGGCCAGGCCGGTGGAACTGCCGGAGGAGGATCTGACCGCGGAGCCGGACCCGGAGACCGAGGCGGCCCGCGTGGCGGCGGAGACGGCTGCGGCTCCCTTCGACATCCGGGCCGAGCTCGCCCCGGTGTTCCGTCTGCTGCGCACGAGCGGTGACCGTTGGGAGCTGCTCTTCGTCCTGCACCACGCTGCCTGCGACGGATGGTCGGTCAGTGTCCTGTTGCGGGAACTGGCGGCGCTGTACCGGGCTGCGGCCACCGGCGTGCCGCACGGCCTCCCGGAGCGCGTACCGCAGCCGAGCGAGTACGCGCGGTGGCAGCGCGAACAGAGCCGCACGCAGGACAAGGGCCGTCTGATCGACTATTGGGCGAGGGCGTTGAAGGGTGCCCCGTTCGGCTCGTCGCTGCCGCTGGACCGGCCCCGCCCGAAGGAGCCCACGGGCAAGGGCGACGTCGTGCTGTTCACGGTGGGGCGCGGAACGCGCGCCGACCTGGAAGAACTGGCGCGACGGCGCCGCACGACGCCCTTCGTGGTGACGGCCACCGCCCTGGCCACCCTGCTGTCCGGGCTGACCGGCGAGCCGGACGTCGTCCTCGGCATCTCCCACGCCAATCGTGAGCGGCGGGAGTTCGAGGCGCTGGCGGCCTGCACGGTCTCGTCGTTCACGCTGCGGGTCCGCGGCGGCGAGGCCGACTCGTTCGGCGCGCTCGTGAACCAGGTGGCACGCAGCACGGTCGAAGCCATGGACCACGCCGCACCGATCCGCGCGATGGCGGCCGAACTGGGTGCCGCGTGGGGCACAGAGGTACCCGACAAGCTGCCGTTCGGTTTCCAGTACCAGAGCTCCCTGGAGACGGACATCGAACTGCCGGGTGTGACCACGGCCATCGAGGACCTCGTGGTCCCCGGTGCCCGCGCCGAGTTCAACTTCGGTCTGGTCCCCGCGGGTGACGTGCTGTCCGGCTACGTGGAGTACTCGACCGATCTGTGGGACCGCGCCACGGTCGAGGCGTGGACCACCGCGTACGTCGACCTCCTGGGCAGGGAGACCTCGGCCGCCCTGGGCGAGGACGACTGA
- a CDS encoding ABC transporter family substrate-binding protein — MRARLALPIALIAAVSVTATACQSPSGDGAGSAAKDAPTAASGAADYNPTAYDKVKDGGTYTTAGTFDDQGNRFHVNSTLAAERVWNWYNAVAITFSPTGEVQYNPDYFSDVSVSVKDGNQQVVLTINEKATFNDGTPIDWTAIQATWKANNGSDKDYAASTADGYNQITEVARGKDDKQAVLTFKGVNASWPSLFTTFLHPKAAAVDTFNKAYVKKAHPEWGAGPYTVGTWDAQSGNVTFVRNPKWWGKKGKLDKRVYVNLESTAGINAFKNGQLDYVSAVDAESLKQVKGLKGTEIRSGGSPFVYSLNFNTKSAVLADKAVRKAIQESIDRSQIAKIQFQGLDYKEPLPGSGLLYSFQKGYEDNVSAVLKYGPDQAKKDLDAAGWKPGSDGIREKGGKKLDVGYTLVGDDPLGKATAGALAAMLKPLGVHLAIKKADDADFSSILSERKFDLFLSGNRSMDPFGSRYLCEIYCSDRDSNLTGAGSPELDKEIRATADIADLNKQAAAANKVEQKALQNYARLPMFSGPSTYSVKKGLANVGATIFHNPLPETVGWEK; from the coding sequence ATGCGCGCACGACTGGCCCTGCCCATCGCCCTCATAGCAGCCGTCTCCGTCACCGCCACCGCGTGCCAGTCCCCGTCCGGCGACGGCGCGGGCTCGGCCGCGAAGGACGCCCCGACCGCCGCTTCGGGTGCCGCCGACTACAACCCGACGGCGTACGACAAGGTCAAGGACGGCGGGACCTACACGACTGCGGGGACGTTCGACGATCAGGGCAACCGGTTCCACGTCAATTCCACGCTGGCGGCTGAGCGGGTGTGGAACTGGTACAACGCGGTCGCGATCACCTTCTCGCCGACCGGTGAGGTGCAGTACAACCCGGACTACTTCAGCGACGTGTCGGTGTCCGTCAAGGACGGCAACCAGCAGGTCGTCCTGACGATCAACGAGAAGGCCACCTTCAACGACGGAACGCCCATCGACTGGACCGCCATCCAGGCCACGTGGAAGGCCAACAACGGTTCGGACAAGGACTACGCCGCCTCCACCGCGGACGGCTACAACCAGATCACCGAGGTCGCTCGGGGCAAGGACGACAAGCAGGCCGTCCTAACCTTCAAGGGCGTCAACGCCTCCTGGCCCAGCCTGTTCACCACGTTCCTGCACCCGAAGGCGGCGGCGGTCGACACCTTCAACAAGGCGTACGTGAAGAAGGCGCACCCCGAGTGGGGTGCGGGCCCGTACACGGTCGGCACGTGGGACGCGCAGTCGGGCAACGTCACCTTCGTCCGCAACCCCAAGTGGTGGGGCAAGAAGGGCAAGCTCGACAAGCGCGTCTACGTGAACCTGGAGTCGACGGCGGGAATCAACGCCTTCAAGAACGGTCAGCTCGACTACGTCTCCGCGGTCGATGCCGAGAGCCTGAAGCAGGTGAAGGGGCTCAAGGGCACCGAGATCCGCAGCGGCGGCAGCCCGTTCGTGTACTCGCTCAACTTCAACACCAAGTCGGCGGTCCTCGCGGACAAGGCGGTGCGCAAGGCGATCCAGGAGAGCATCGACCGCAGCCAGATCGCGAAGATCCAGTTCCAGGGCCTGGACTACAAGGAGCCGCTGCCCGGCTCGGGCTTGCTCTACAGCTTCCAGAAGGGGTACGAGGACAACGTCTCGGCCGTCCTGAAGTACGGGCCCGACCAGGCGAAGAAGGACCTCGACGCGGCGGGCTGGAAGCCCGGGAGCGACGGGATCCGGGAGAAGGGCGGCAAGAAGCTCGACGTCGGTTACACGCTCGTGGGCGACGACCCGCTGGGCAAGGCCACCGCAGGCGCCCTCGCCGCGATGCTGAAGCCGCTCGGCGTGCACCTCGCCATCAAGAAGGCCGACGACGCGGACTTCTCCAGCATCCTCAGCGAGCGGAAGTTCGACCTCTTCCTCTCGGGCAACCGCTCCATGGACCCCTTCGGGTCCCGTTACCTGTGCGAGATCTACTGCTCGGACCGTGACTCCAACCTCACGGGGGCCGGATCTCCCGAGCTGGACAAGGAGATCCGTGCCACGGCGGACATCGCCGATCTCAACAAGCAGGCGGCTGCGGCGAACAAGGTCGAACAGAAGGCCCTCCAGAACTACGCCCGACTCCCGATGTTCAGCGGTCCGTCGACCTACAGCGTGAAGAAGGGCCTGGCGAACGTGGGCGCGACCATCTTCCACAACCCTCTGCCGGAGACGGTGGGCTGGGAGAAGTAG